The region GTAAATGAGGGAAAGTCCACCGGCGCTGTGTTCGACCGCTAGCCGTCGCTGCATCTCGGTTTCAGCGCCGATTAGATCGGCGAGCCCTTCGACCTCAACGAGATCAAGCTTGCCGTTCTCAAACGCCCGGCGGGAGAATTCGCCTTCGACCGCCATGCGAACGCCTGGAACATCGCCAAGCGTTTGGAACAGCGCCGCCAGCACCGCTTTGCTGCCGTGCAGCTGCAGCTCGGCCACGTCTTCGCCGGTAAACGAGTGCGGTGCAGGAAAAAACAACACGAGGCCGCTATCGATCGGCTGGTTGTTACGAGCCCGAATCGTTCGGCGGGACGCATAACGGGCTGTCGGAACCGATCCGACCAAACCAACCAAGATCTCCTTGGTCAACGGACCGCTGATTCGAACGACCGATACACCGGAGGGTGTGGCACCGCTCGATAGCGCAAAGATCGTATCATGCAACATGGCCATCTCGCCTGTTCCGGTTCGAACCCGAATCGATCCCGACAAATAGAAAAGCTGGCGACATCGTTCGGATGTCCCCAGCTTCCAAAGGATGAATCCGGCTAAGGATTATGTATTCATCGAGTCGAAGAAGTCCGAATTGTTCTTCGTCTGCTTGAGCTTGTCGATCAGGAATTCGATCGCATCGGTCGTGCCCATCGGCGCCAGAATGCGGCGCAGCACGAAGATCTTCTGAAGATCCTGGCGCGGAACGAGCAGGTCTTCCTTACGCGTGCCGGACTTCAGGATGTCCATCGCCGGGAAGATGCGCTTGTCGGCGACCTTGCGGTCGAGGACGATTTCCGAGTTGCCGGTGCCCTTGAATTCTTCGAAGATCACTTCGTCCATGCGGCTGCCGGTGTCGATCAGTGCCGTCGCGATGATCGTCAGCGAGCCGCCTTCCTCGATGTTACGCGCCGCGCCGAAGAAGCGCTTCGGCCGCTGCAGCGCGTTGGCGTCGACACCGCCGGTCAGCACCTTGCCGGAAGACGGAACAACCGTGTTGTAGGCACGGCCAAGACGGGTGATCGAATCGAGCAGGATGACGACGTCGCGGCCATGTTCGACAAGACGCTTGGCCTTTTCGATGACCATCTCGGCCACCTGGACGTGACGCACGGCCGGTTCGTCGAAGGTCGAGGAGATGACCTCGCCGCGGACCGAGCGCTGCATGTCGGTCACTTCTTCGGGGCGTTCATCGATCAGCAGAACGATGAGATAGCATTCCGGATGATTTGCCGTGATCGAATGGGCAATGTTCTGCAGCAGCACGGTCTTACCGGTGCGCGGCGGTGCGACGATCAATCCGCGCTGGCCCTTGCCGAGCGGCGCCACCA is a window of Rhizobium sp. N324 DNA encoding:
- the rho gene encoding transcription termination factor Rho, whose amino-acid sequence is MAEMKLQELKSKSPTDLLAFAESLEVENASTMRKQELMFAILKMLASQDVEIIGEGVVEVLQDGFGFLRSANANYLPGPDDIYISPSQIRRFSLKTGDTVEGPIRGPKEGERYFALLKVNTINFDDPEKIRHKVHFDNLTPLYPNERFKMELDIPTSKDLSPRVIDLVAPLGKGQRGLIVAPPRTGKTVLLQNIAHSITANHPECYLIVLLIDERPEEVTDMQRSVRGEVISSTFDEPAVRHVQVAEMVIEKAKRLVEHGRDVVILLDSITRLGRAYNTVVPSSGKVLTGGVDANALQRPKRFFGAARNIEEGGSLTIIATALIDTGSRMDEVIFEEFKGTGNSEIVLDRKVADKRIFPAMDILKSGTRKEDLLVPRQDLQKIFVLRRILAPMGTTDAIEFLIDKLKQTKNNSDFFDSMNT